One genomic region from Spirulina subsalsa PCC 9445 encodes:
- a CDS encoding energy-coupling factor ABC transporter permease: MNYRNKSWQLVAIAGLSGYLVIGSAGPVQAMHIMEGFLPLQWAVFWWVLALPFFGWGLRSLLQITRQNPELKLLLGLAGAFSFVLSALKLPSVTGSCSHPTGTGLGAILFGPGVMTVLGSLVLIFQALLLAHGGITTLGANVFSMAIVGPWVAYGVYQIAIKLGQQKIGIFSAAALGNLSTYLVTSIQLAVAFPDASGGVLAAFLKFAGIFALTQIPLAITEGFLTVLVWNWLQSYAAPELQTLKLLRPAQS; encoded by the coding sequence ATGAATTACAGAAATAAGAGTTGGCAGTTAGTGGCCATAGCCGGACTCAGTGGCTACCTAGTGATCGGTTCTGCCGGACCCGTCCAAGCGATGCACATTATGGAAGGGTTTTTGCCTTTGCAATGGGCGGTTTTCTGGTGGGTGTTGGCGTTGCCGTTTTTTGGGTGGGGATTGCGATCGCTCCTGCAAATCACCCGCCAAAATCCTGAGTTAAAATTACTCCTCGGACTAGCCGGAGCCTTTAGTTTTGTTCTATCTGCCCTGAAATTACCCTCCGTCACCGGGAGTTGTTCCCATCCCACCGGAACCGGACTCGGAGCCATTTTATTCGGCCCAGGGGTAATGACGGTTTTAGGCAGTTTAGTTTTAATTTTTCAAGCCCTGTTATTGGCACATGGAGGGATTACCACCTTGGGGGCGAACGTCTTTTCTATGGCCATTGTGGGGCCTTGGGTAGCTTATGGAGTTTATCAAATCGCCATCAAATTAGGGCAGCAAAAAATCGGCATTTTTAGCGCCGCAGCCTTGGGTAACTTAAGCACCTATTTAGTCACCTCAATCCAGTTAGCTGTTGCTTTTCCTGATGCTAGTGGTGGGGTTTTAGCCGCCTTCCTGAAATTCGCCGGGATCTTTGCCCTCACTCAAATTCCCCTCGCCATTACAGAAGGTTTTCTCACGGTTTTAGTGTGGAATTGGTTACAGTCCTATGCCGCCCCAGAACTGCAAACCTTGAAGCTCTTAAGACCTGCTCAAAGTTAA
- a CDS encoding type II toxin-antitoxin system RelE/ParE family toxin, translated as MKVQEYIREDDSNPYQKWFDSLDAKAAAKVAVAKSRLEQGNTSSIRWFDGIGEYKIDWGPGYRIYLAQDGKQLIILFGGGTKKGQDADIKQAIALYQEYKRRKKEADKAVKQEETKSKKRKKR; from the coding sequence ATGAAAGTCCAAGAATACATTAGGGAGGATGACTCAAATCCTTATCAGAAATGGTTTGATAGTCTGGATGCCAAAGCTGCTGCAAAGGTGGCAGTTGCCAAGTCTCGTCTAGAGCAGGGTAATACATCCAGCATCAGGTGGTTCGATGGAATCGGCGAGTACAAAATTGATTGGGGGCCAGGGTATCGGATTTACTTGGCTCAAGATGGTAAGCAACTCATTATCCTATTTGGAGGTGGCACGAAAAAAGGTCAAGATGCAGATATTAAGCAAGCTATAGCACTGTACCAAGAGTATAAAAGGCGCAAGAAAGAGGCTGATAAAGCAGTGAAACAAGAAGAAACTAAAAGTAAGAAAAGAAAGAAGAGGTAA
- a CDS encoding YkvA family protein, protein MKTAYYWYRQTLRNPQYRWWLILGSLFYLISPLDLSPDVIPLLGQIDDLVLLTILFTEVSQLITDALRPRPLEPLRRDDDPPTIKTVDVDAVTVQDD, encoded by the coding sequence GTGAAAACGGCTTATTATTGGTATCGTCAGACCCTGCGTAACCCCCAGTATCGTTGGTGGTTGATTTTGGGCAGTTTGTTCTATCTCATCAGTCCTTTAGATTTATCTCCAGATGTGATCCCCCTCTTGGGACAAATTGATGATCTCGTCCTGCTGACGATTCTCTTCACCGAAGTCTCACAATTGATCACTGATGCCTTGCGGCCTCGTCCTCTAGAACCTCTCAGACGAGATGATGATCCTCCCACCATAAAAACTGTCGATGTGGACGCGGTGACGGTGCAGGATGACTAG
- a CDS encoding DUF6444 domain-containing protein, with protein MKPIEIPPPIEREQLTRATSEVLVDLVLRQRGIIEQLVAEIERLKNNASSDSQSSSKPPSSDIHKRSERQAAEAERSLRLAVTKRKVCGGSRSMAGFAQTARLLSVIQTCRAQGRSVITFLKQALMVAAAQEKVSMPSLIPDSAT; from the coding sequence ATGAAGCCTATCGAGATTCCCCCACCTATTGAGCGAGAGCAACTGACACGAGCCACTTCAGAGGTGCTGGTAGATTTGGTGCTGCGACAACGAGGGATAATCGAGCAATTAGTCGCGGAGATAGAGCGGCTCAAGAACAACGCCAGCAGCGATAGCCAGAGTTCATCAAAACCGCCATCAAGCGACATCCACAAACGGTCGGAACGCCAAGCAGCAGAAGCGGAACGCTCATTGCGGTTGGCGGTGACGAAGCGAAAGGTGTGCGGTGGGTCGCGTTCAATGGCAGGGTTTGCCCAAACTGCCAGGTTACTGAGTGTGATTCAGACCTGTCGTGCTCAGGGGCGTTCGGTGATAACGTTCCTGAAACAAGCCTTAATGGTAGCGGCGGCTCAAGAAAAGGTCTCCATGCCTTCTCTCATCCCTGACTCTGCCACCTGA
- a CDS encoding DUF4258 domain-containing protein has translation MLKQLNNAISQSQVLVSRHARERAKERKILVSQVWESIPQGEILETYPDDQPFPTCLIYSQLSEGTAVHSVWSYDPINEVAILITVYHPSSQEWIDGRVRRR, from the coding sequence ATGCTTAAGCAACTTAATAACGCGATCAGCCAGTCACAAGTACTGGTATCCCGTCATGCTCGCGAGCGGGCAAAAGAACGGAAGATTCTGGTGTCTCAGGTATGGGAATCCATCCCACAGGGAGAAATTTTAGAAACCTACCCGGATGATCAGCCCTTTCCCACTTGTCTCATTTATAGTCAACTCAGCGAGGGAACCGCTGTTCATAGCGTTTGGAGCTACGATCCGATAAACGAAGTCGCTATCTTAATCACCGTTTATCATCCCAGTAGCCAGGAGTGGATTGATGGTCGTGTTCGCCGGAGGTGA
- the pheA gene encoding prephenate dehydratase translates to MTISIAHLGPTGTYSEAAAIAYANWLTRTTGESCLLCPYANIAQTLQAVADQQTNLGVVPIENSIQGSVAVTLDTLWKLDSLQIQKALILPVSHALISTSPTLLDLKTIYSHPQALAQCRQWLDQHLPSVQLVATNSTTEALENLPQNPHAAAISSQRAAQLYQLPILVADINDYPDNCTRFWVVGLAPTHHGSHLSLAFSTAANVPGALMKPLQVFAERNINMSRIESRPTKRSLGEYLFFIDLEGSQADESLQSALAELPQHTAILKILGNYSAFTIRQGEMIEV, encoded by the coding sequence ATGACCATTTCTATTGCTCATCTTGGACCCACAGGAACCTATAGTGAAGCCGCCGCGATCGCCTATGCCAATTGGCTCACTCGCACCACAGGCGAATCCTGCCTTTTGTGTCCCTATGCCAATATAGCCCAAACCCTACAGGCCGTTGCCGACCAACAAACCAACCTCGGAGTCGTCCCCATTGAAAACTCCATCCAGGGCAGTGTCGCCGTCACCCTAGACACCCTCTGGAAACTAGACAGCCTGCAAATTCAAAAAGCCCTGATCCTGCCCGTCTCCCACGCCCTCATCTCCACGAGTCCCACCCTCTTGGACCTCAAAACCATTTACTCCCATCCCCAAGCCCTCGCCCAATGTCGGCAATGGTTAGACCAACATCTCCCCTCCGTCCAACTCGTCGCCACCAACTCCACCACCGAAGCCCTCGAAAACCTCCCCCAAAACCCCCACGCCGCCGCCATCTCCTCCCAACGAGCCGCCCAACTCTACCAACTGCCCATCCTCGTTGCGGATATCAACGACTACCCCGATAACTGCACCCGTTTCTGGGTCGTCGGCCTAGCCCCCACCCACCACGGCAGCCATCTATCCCTCGCCTTCAGCACCGCCGCCAATGTCCCCGGGGCTCTCATGAAACCCCTACAAGTTTTTGCCGAGCGCAACATTAACATGAGTCGCATTGAATCACGACCCACCAAACGCTCCCTCGGGGAATATCTCTTTTTTATTGACCTCGAAGGCAGCCAAGCCGATGAATCCCTACAAAGCGCCCTCGCTGAACTGCCCCAACACACCGCCATTCTGAAAATTCTGGGCAACTATTCCGCCTTCACCATTCGTCAAGGAGAAATGATCGAGGTTTAA
- a CDS encoding DUF6444 domain-containing protein, whose product MKPIEIPPPIEREQLTRATSEVLVDFVLRQRGIIEQLVAEIERLKNNASSDSQSSSKPPSSDIHKRSERQAAEKEQAKEGKRKPGGQPGHVGKTRKGLGRIDRYEVVRPQQFPRGGHPFKSRISQTIR is encoded by the coding sequence ATGAAGCCTATCGAGATTCCCCCACCTATTGAGCGAGAGCAATTGACACGAGCCACTTCAGAGGTGCTGGTAGATTTTGTGCTGCGACAACGAGGGATAATCGAGCAATTAGTCGCGGAGATAGAGCGGCTCAAGAACAACGCCAGCAGCGATAGCCAGAGTTCATCAAAACCGCCATCAAGCGACATCCACAAACGGTCGGAACGCCAAGCAGCAGAAAAGGAGCAAGCCAAAGAAGGGAAAAGGAAACCGGGTGGGCAGCCCGGTCATGTGGGCAAGACAAGGAAAGGATTGGGCAGAATAGACCGTTATGAAGTGGTACGACCGCAACAGTTTCCACGCGGCGGACACCCGTTCAAGAGCAGAATTAGTCAAACTATTAGGTGA
- a CDS encoding Coenzyme F420 hydrogenase/dehydrogenase, beta subunit C-terminal domain gives MTSLIPKHQKSKALKPGSRPPAKELCSECGLCDTYYIHYVKEACAFLNQQIAALEEQAHGRSRNLEKSDDLYFGVHQDMMAARKKQPIEGAQWTGIVSTIACEMLTQGLVEGVVCVQNKPDDRFGPMPVIARTPEEVLAAKVNKPTLSPNLSVLEQVEQSGMKRLLVIGVGCQIQALRAVQSELGLEKLYVLGTPCVDNVSRAGLQKFLETTSKSPDTVVHYEFMQDFRVHFKHEDGSEELVPFFGLNTKELKDVFAPSCMTCFDYVNSLADLVVGYMGAPFGWQWIVVRNETGREMLNLVQDQLDTQGVFSKGDRKQAVQQSIPAYDKGVTLPMWAAKLMGVVIDKIGPKGLEYARFSIDSHFTRNYLYVKRNYPEKLPHHVPEYAQRIVDQYQLPE, from the coding sequence ATGACCTCTCTTATTCCAAAACACCAAAAATCTAAAGCCCTGAAACCGGGAAGCCGCCCCCCTGCGAAGGAACTCTGTAGCGAGTGTGGGCTGTGTGATACTTACTATATCCATTATGTTAAAGAGGCCTGTGCGTTCCTCAATCAACAGATTGCGGCGTTGGAGGAACAAGCTCACGGGCGATCGCGCAATTTAGAAAAGTCCGATGATCTCTACTTCGGGGTACATCAAGACATGATGGCCGCCCGCAAAAAACAACCCATTGAGGGGGCGCAGTGGACGGGGATTGTTAGCACCATTGCCTGTGAAATGCTCACTCAGGGCTTAGTAGAGGGGGTGGTGTGTGTACAGAATAAACCCGATGATCGGTTTGGCCCCATGCCTGTAATTGCCCGCACCCCGGAGGAAGTGTTAGCGGCGAAGGTGAATAAACCCACTCTGTCGCCCAATCTCTCGGTTTTAGAACAGGTTGAACAGTCGGGAATGAAGCGGTTGTTAGTGATTGGGGTGGGCTGTCAAATCCAAGCCCTGCGCGCTGTTCAGTCGGAACTGGGGTTAGAAAAACTCTATGTGCTGGGAACGCCCTGTGTGGATAATGTGAGTCGGGCTGGGTTGCAGAAATTTCTAGAAACAACGAGTAAATCACCGGATACGGTGGTGCATTACGAGTTTATGCAGGATTTCCGCGTTCATTTCAAACATGAGGACGGATCTGAGGAGTTGGTGCCGTTTTTTGGCTTGAATACGAAGGAACTTAAGGATGTATTTGCCCCTTCCTGTATGACTTGTTTTGATTATGTGAACTCCTTGGCTGATTTGGTGGTGGGCTATATGGGCGCGCCTTTTGGCTGGCAGTGGATTGTGGTGCGCAATGAGACGGGGCGAGAAATGCTCAATCTGGTGCAGGATCAATTGGATACCCAAGGGGTGTTTTCTAAGGGCGATCGCAAACAAGCCGTACAACAGAGCATTCCCGCCTACGATAAGGGCGTGACGCTCCCCATGTGGGCGGCTAAACTCATGGGGGTTGTGATCGATAAAATTGGCCCCAAAGGGTTAGAATATGCTCGTTTTTCCATTGATTCCCACTTCACCCGGAATTATCTCTATGTAAAACGGAATTACCCGGAAAAACTCCCCCATCATGTCCCTGAATATGCCCAGCGCATTGTAGATCAGTATCAATTGCCGGAATAG
- the pdhA gene encoding pyruvate dehydrogenase (acetyl-transferring) E1 component subunit alpha — MNDPNTFTERSLPVIDTSSFHITREEGLMLYEDMVLGRLFEDKCAEMYYRGKMFGFVHLYNGQEAVSTGIIQAMRPGEDYVCSTYRDHVHALSAGVPAREVMAELFGKETGCSKGRGGSMHMFSGTHRLLGGYAFVAEGIPVATGAAFQSKYRRETMGDESSDQVTACFFGDGASNNGQFFECLNMAALWKLPILYVVENNKWAIGMAHDRATSQPEIYKKASVFGMVGVEVDGMDVLAVRKVAQEAVARARAGEGPTLIEALTYRFRGHSLADPDELRSAPEKEFWLSRDPIKKLAGQLIERNLASEEDLKGIDQKIQNLVNESVKFAEESPEPDPSELYRYIFAD; from the coding sequence ATGAACGACCCCAACACCTTTACAGAGCGCTCCCTCCCCGTGATTGATACCTCTTCCTTTCACATTACCCGAGAGGAAGGGCTGATGCTCTATGAGGACATGGTACTTGGTCGCCTGTTTGAAGATAAATGCGCGGAAATGTACTATCGGGGCAAAATGTTCGGTTTTGTCCATCTCTACAACGGTCAGGAAGCGGTTTCAACGGGGATTATCCAAGCGATGCGCCCCGGAGAGGATTATGTCTGTAGTACCTATCGGGATCATGTCCACGCTCTAAGTGCAGGTGTTCCTGCTCGGGAGGTGATGGCGGAATTGTTCGGAAAAGAAACGGGCTGTAGTAAAGGGCGTGGGGGATCCATGCACATGTTTTCTGGCACCCATCGTTTATTAGGAGGCTACGCTTTCGTAGCAGAAGGGATTCCCGTAGCAACGGGGGCCGCGTTCCAATCGAAATATCGCCGGGAAACGATGGGGGATGAGTCCTCAGACCAAGTGACAGCCTGTTTTTTTGGGGATGGGGCCAGTAATAATGGGCAGTTTTTTGAATGTTTAAATATGGCGGCTTTGTGGAAGTTGCCGATTCTTTATGTGGTGGAAAATAATAAATGGGCGATTGGCATGGCTCATGATCGGGCGACCTCTCAACCGGAAATTTACAAAAAAGCCAGCGTTTTTGGCATGGTTGGGGTAGAAGTGGATGGGATGGATGTTTTAGCCGTGCGGAAGGTGGCTCAAGAGGCGGTGGCACGGGCTAGAGCGGGAGAAGGCCCCACCTTGATTGAAGCACTCACCTACCGTTTCCGAGGCCACTCTCTCGCCGATCCCGATGAGTTACGCAGCGCGCCGGAAAAAGAGTTCTGGCTCTCTCGGGATCCGATTAAAAAGCTCGCTGGGCAATTGATTGAGCGGAATCTAGCCTCTGAGGAGGATTTAAAGGGGATTGACCAAAAAATTCAAAACTTAGTTAATGAGTCGGTGAAGTTTGCCGAAGAAAGCCCGGAACCGGATCCTAGTGAGCTTTATCGTTATATATTCGCGGATTAA
- a CDS encoding YgiT-type zinc finger protein, whose translation MNTMISLCPFCGGTVAQKSVLETVCGGGHTASIQMNILVCEKCSERFYSLEQNNRLEALQAKLENQQTEGLQPTGVSFKAV comes from the coding sequence ATGAATACAATGATTTCCCTTTGCCCATTTTGTGGTGGAACGGTTGCTCAAAAATCTGTTCTGGAAACAGTTTGTGGTGGTGGACATACTGCCTCAATTCAGATGAATATTCTAGTTTGTGAAAAATGTAGCGAACGTTTTTACTCTCTTGAACAAAATAATCGATTAGAAGCGTTGCAAGCTAAACTTGAAAATCAGCAAACAGAAGGATTACAACCCACTGGAGTCTCATTTAAGGCAGTTTAA
- the proB gene encoding glutamate 5-kinase, whose product MPETLVVKIGTSSLTHPDTGRLALSNIASLVETLTELREQHNRVVLVSSGAVGIGCRRLNLPERPRTMARKQAIAAVGQGRLMRIYDDLFSNLKQPIAQILLTRRDLMQRSSYVNAYNTFQELFELGVIPIVNENDTVAVDELKFGDNDTLSALVASLVEADWLFLLTDVDRLYSADPRSSPDAHPIIEVSASELATLQVEAGNKGSAWGTGGMATKLAAARIATSAGVRTVITHGQKPGYLPKVLQGEQIGTQFEPQPQPENARKRWIAYGLVAMGKLYLDDGAVRAICEGGKSLLAAGITQTEGEFQVSDAVQLCDRNGNEIARGLVNYNSTEIQQIQGLRSDQIPKILGYMGTETVIHRDNLVLA is encoded by the coding sequence ATGCCTGAAACCCTTGTTGTTAAAATAGGCACATCGAGCCTCACCCATCCCGACACCGGGCGTTTAGCCCTCTCCAATATTGCCAGCTTAGTAGAAACCCTCACAGAGTTACGAGAACAACATAATCGCGTCGTGTTAGTCTCTTCCGGAGCGGTGGGGATTGGGTGCCGTCGTCTCAACTTGCCGGAACGCCCCCGGACTATGGCGAGGAAACAGGCGATCGCCGCCGTGGGACAAGGACGCTTAATGCGCATCTACGATGACCTGTTTAGTAACCTCAAACAACCCATTGCGCAAATCCTACTCACTCGGCGGGATCTCATGCAGCGCAGTTCCTATGTCAACGCCTACAACACCTTTCAAGAACTCTTTGAATTGGGCGTGATCCCCATTGTGAATGAAAATGATACCGTCGCCGTGGATGAATTGAAATTCGGTGACAATGACACCCTCTCTGCCCTCGTCGCCAGTTTAGTTGAGGCCGATTGGTTGTTCCTACTCACTGATGTAGATCGGCTCTATTCGGCAGATCCCCGTTCCTCACCCGACGCACACCCCATTATTGAAGTCTCGGCCTCGGAACTGGCTACCCTGCAAGTGGAAGCCGGGAACAAGGGATCCGCGTGGGGAACCGGGGGGATGGCCACTAAGTTAGCCGCCGCCCGCATTGCCACCAGCGCCGGGGTGAGAACCGTCATCACCCACGGTCAAAAACCCGGTTATTTACCTAAAGTTCTCCAAGGGGAGCAGATTGGCACCCAGTTTGAACCCCAACCTCAACCAGAAAACGCCCGCAAACGCTGGATTGCTTACGGCTTAGTGGCAATGGGTAAATTGTATTTAGATGATGGGGCGGTGCGAGCCATTTGTGAGGGGGGGAAATCCTTACTGGCGGCGGGGATTACCCAAACTGAGGGGGAGTTTCAAGTGTCTGATGCGGTTCAGTTGTGCGATCGCAACGGTAACGAAATCGCCCGCGGCCTCGTCAACTACAACAGCACAGAAATCCAGCAAATACAAGGCCTCCGCTCCGACCAAATCCCCAAAATCCTCGGCTACATGGGAACAGAAACCGTCATCCACCGGGATAATTTAGTTCTCGCCTAA
- a CDS encoding DUF1815 family protein: MFLRLAQQHRQFVRDLVMNLQALATVLENQGYLASCYTCGSEMNSASFMVSLGEDHLIRFLVSDYGITWTEMRDDRELMKLEGAEAISQLQDLADLVKYSIPPHEFLKGRSGEFAKPLEVSSLKR, encoded by the coding sequence GTGTTTCTACGACTTGCACAGCAACACCGCCAATTTGTTCGGGATTTAGTCATGAATCTCCAAGCACTGGCCACAGTGTTAGAGAATCAAGGCTATTTAGCATCCTGTTACACCTGTGGCAGTGAGATGAACAGCGCTTCTTTCATGGTCAGCTTAGGGGAAGATCATCTAATCCGTTTCTTGGTGTCAGACTATGGGATCACCTGGACAGAGATGCGAGATGATCGGGAATTAATGAAGCTCGAAGGAGCAGAAGCCATTAGTCAACTACAAGACCTAGCCGATTTAGTGAAGTATTCCATCCCCCCTCACGAATTCCTAAAAGGACGTTCTGGGGAGTTTGCGAAACCCCTTGAAGTCTCCAGCTTAAAGCGCTAA
- a CDS encoding energy-coupling factor ABC transporter substrate-binding protein, protein MAQSNIKPSKQGNWWLVLAVLILTLTPLVFVRGDYEGADGLGEELITEIQPDYEPWFESIFEPPSAEIESLLFVSQAALGAGFLGYVIGLYKGRHESR, encoded by the coding sequence ATGGCACAATCTAACATTAAACCCAGCAAACAAGGCAACTGGTGGCTTGTTTTAGCCGTCCTTATCTTGACCTTAACTCCTTTGGTATTCGTGCGAGGAGACTATGAGGGAGCCGATGGACTAGGGGAGGAACTCATTACAGAAATTCAACCGGATTACGAGCCTTGGTTTGAGTCAATTTTTGAGCCTCCGAGTGCAGAAATTGAAAGCTTATTATTTGTCTCTCAAGCGGCATTAGGTGCAGGATTTTTAGGCTATGTTATCGGGCTTTATAAAGGTCGTCATGAGAGCAGGTAG
- the rpsJ gene encoding 30S ribosomal protein S10, with protein sequence MATIQQQKIRIRLKAFDRRLLDMSCEKIVDTANRTNAAAIGPIPLPTKRKIYCLLRSPHVDKDSREHFETRTHRRIIDIYQPSSKTIDALMKLDLPAGVDIEVKL encoded by the coding sequence ATGGCAACGATACAACAACAAAAAATCCGCATCCGCCTCAAAGCGTTTGACCGTCGCTTACTGGATATGTCTTGTGAAAAGATTGTCGATACGGCAAACCGCACTAATGCGGCGGCGATTGGACCGATTCCTTTACCGACGAAACGTAAAATTTATTGTTTATTGCGATCGCCCCACGTGGACAAAGACTCTCGGGAGCATTTTGAAACCCGTACCCATCGCCGTATTATCGACATTTATCAGCCTTCTTCTAAAACCATTGATGCTTTGATGAAGTTGGATTTACCCGCCGGGGTGGATATTGAGGTGAAGTTGTAA
- a CDS encoding DNA-binding protein, protein MALTRDFKETVNARVQRDPEFAAALLDEAVSLFLNGEPKTARLILRDLVNATVGFEELAVETSKPSKSLHRMLSAKGNPTMDNLTTILNVLRKELRVDIKVQTVSCA, encoded by the coding sequence ATGGCATTAACAAGAGACTTCAAGGAAACAGTTAATGCGCGAGTTCAACGAGATCCTGAGTTTGCAGCAGCTTTACTTGATGAAGCTGTTTCTCTTTTCCTCAACGGTGAACCAAAAACTGCAAGACTCATATTAAGAGATCTTGTCAATGCAACCGTGGGCTTTGAAGAGTTGGCAGTTGAAACATCTAAGCCGAGCAAAAGTCTTCACCGGATGTTGTCTGCAAAAGGTAATCCGACGATGGATAACCTAACTACCATTCTCAATGTCCTTCGTAAAGAGTTGCGTGTAGATATCAAAGTTCAAACTGTTTCTTGTGCCTAA
- a CDS encoding GNAT family N-acetyltransferase: MLPLNIRPGTSADVPVIFSLIRALAEYEGLSQAVVGCEAALREHLFGECPYAETLLAEWKGQVVGFALFFPNYSTFLTQPGIYLEDLFILPDYRRQGIGTALLQAVAQLAVQRGAGRFEWSVLDWNESAIAFYQKMGAQVLPDWRICRVAGEALDHLGAACQ; encoded by the coding sequence ATGCTTCCATTAAACATTCGTCCCGGAACTTCTGCGGATGTTCCGGTGATTTTTTCTTTGATTCGGGCTTTGGCGGAGTATGAGGGACTGTCTCAGGCGGTGGTGGGGTGTGAGGCGGCGTTGAGGGAGCATTTATTTGGCGAATGCCCCTATGCGGAAACCCTACTGGCCGAGTGGAAGGGGCAGGTGGTGGGGTTTGCTTTGTTTTTCCCCAACTATTCGACCTTTTTAACCCAACCGGGGATTTATTTGGAGGATTTGTTCATTTTACCCGATTATCGCCGTCAGGGGATTGGCACGGCCTTATTACAGGCGGTGGCACAGTTGGCGGTGCAACGGGGGGCGGGACGGTTTGAGTGGAGTGTGTTGGATTGGAATGAGTCGGCGATCGCGTTTTATCAGAAAATGGGGGCGCAAGTCCTCCCCGATTGGCGCATTTGCCGTGTGGCTGGGGAGGCTTTAGACCATTTGGGCGCAGCCTGCCAATAG
- a CDS encoding LON peptidase substrate-binding domain-containing protein, whose product MASSSSIAVRELPLFPLPDVVLFPGRPLPLHIFEFRYRIMMNTILESDRRFGVLMFDPVQGQIAGVGCCAEIIHFQRLPDDRMKIVTLGQQRFRVLEYVREKPYRVGLVEWIEDHPTEEDLRPTATEVEQLLRDVVHLSAKLTDQRIELPEDLPSLPLELSYWVASNLYGVAGEQQLLLEMQNTVDRLKRESEILTSTRNHLAARTALKDVLS is encoded by the coding sequence ATGGCATCCTCGTCCTCCATCGCTGTTAGAGAACTTCCCTTGTTTCCGCTCCCGGATGTGGTCTTGTTTCCGGGTCGCCCTTTGCCCTTGCATATTTTTGAGTTTCGCTATCGGATCATGATGAATACGATCCTAGAGAGCGATCGCCGTTTTGGGGTGTTAATGTTTGACCCTGTGCAAGGGCAAATTGCCGGAGTTGGCTGTTGTGCAGAAATTATCCATTTCCAACGGCTTCCCGATGACCGGATGAAGATTGTCACTTTGGGACAACAACGCTTTCGGGTCTTGGAATATGTGCGAGAGAAACCCTACCGTGTGGGTTTAGTGGAGTGGATTGAAGACCATCCCACGGAGGAAGATTTACGACCAACGGCCACGGAAGTTGAGCAGTTGCTGCGAGATGTCGTTCATCTTTCCGCCAAACTCACGGATCAACGGATTGAATTACCCGAAGATTTACCAAGCTTGCCCCTAGAATTATCGTACTGGGTGGCAAGCAATTTGTATGGAGTGGCCGGAGAACAACAACTGTTGTTAGAGATGCAAAACACGGTTGATCGGTTAAAGCGGGAATCGGAGATTTTAACCTCTACTCGCAATCATTTAGCGGCTCGGACGGCGTTGAAGGATGTTTTGAGTTAA